The DNA sequence TAGCTTAATTATCACTGTTTAAAAGTAGGCTTTATTATATTAATGACTATCCTGTAAAGACTATTGAGCATGGTGATGTCAGATGTGATTGTTTTTCATGTTGATCATGACTAAACCTCTTAAATGTACGTTCTTTTTTCCAATAGTTCTCTTAATAGGGCTTGTGTGGAAGGTTCCCGGTTACTCATAGAGTCAAAGGACATTTTTCAAGAGTTAATCTCCAAAATTGTCTTTTGTTCTTCTGTTCTCAAAGCTGCCTCACTTCCTCACTACGGGGCAGTATAAGGGAGTCTCGTTGTTGATGCATCTTATAGGTTGGTATGCAACTGCCACGTTCATAATTCAATTTGATATTTTGTCAGTGCAATAATGACTCACTGATTTAAGTCATGCTGGGAAAACCAAGACTAGAAGATTGATTCTGCACTATCTTTCCTTTGTTGGTAGCTGAGGTTGTTTTCTCTTCTCTGGTATCTTGTACTTTCACCACTAGTCTCTATTAGAGTTAGATTCTGTATGTCAACTTTTTTCCACAGCATTTTACAACTACACACTGTAAACTTTTTGTTTTCAGATCAGGAAAGCACACTTCCTTGTCAAAATTGAAACTAAGAAAAAACCAAAGACTTGCACTCTGGCAGTCAATGCAGTTTTCAGGTTCCAGACTAAGTCTAACACAACACACATTAAAAGAATGTGATTGTGGTCCATGAAGAGGAATAGCTACTGGTACTCCTCAATTTGTTTTGCAAGTTGGGCTTCTTCCAAGTTTTGAAGGCCAAGATATGCTGCATGTCACATTAGCACTTTGACAATTCAGATATTGTCAAGTTCCTCCCAATGATTGGCTTTTCGGTTTTCTGTTTGgtatatatattttcttattatttgaaGTACGTAGATAAGTTATCTAAGTTCTTTCAAGAGCAAGTCTACGCTGCCAATTTGTAATGCAACTGGCTCGGGTATATCATCAGATGTACCATGTAGTATGTACATACTGAAGTGATTGTTAAGCTACTTGTTTTGAAACAAGATCAAACTGAAAAAATTTTGAGATGAAGTGCTATAAACTGTGTAAAAATAATTGATGAAGCATCTCTTGCATATTACAATGAAACAAGACCAAACTTGATCTCGAAGTTACCCAAAatcaccaagaaaggaaaaattAACAGATTTTTTCTATATAGCTCAGGGAATATACAAACTGTGCTAGATCTAGATGAAGGTCGTGCTTCTTTCACTACCTGGCATTTAGCATTGTGACTGTGACTTGGTTCACAGTGAACGTTTCATCTTGCTTACTTGAAGAAGAATCAGTTTCCATTGGATTCCTTCCCAGGCAAAACCCAGGGTTTTTGGGCTGCGGCATTGATGCAGTTTCACTACTTAGCATCAAGACCACTGAAGACATTGTTGGCCTGTCTTCTGCACGCTCTTGCACACATAAGAGCCCCACTTGTACGCATCTAAGAACCTCAGATGATGAATATGAATTGTCAATTGACGAATCAATTAATTCCAATGCATTTCCTTCATTCCATTGCTTCCATGCCTACAACAATACAATTTAAGGCTCAGTTCATTCTTTATTAGCAGGATATGGTTAGCATCAACTATGTAATAACAtactaataaaagaaaatttttcaCTTACATGCCCTAGAAGATTCAGTTCAGCATTTGCATAGTAGAATCCTCTATTCTTTTTTCCAGTTATGATCTCCAACACTAATACCCCAAAACTAAAAACATCAGATTTTACTGAGAAGATCCCATCCATAGCATATTCAGGAGACATATAACCACTGCACATAATCAAAGTGTTTATAGTTAGAGTTAGAGAGGTCACTATGTTTAATATTTTGGAGAGTACTAGTTTGTTGTGGTGCCACTTACTATGTTCCAACAACTCTCATTGTATTAGCTTCTGTTTGATTTGTGCTAAAAATTCTAGCCATTCCAAAATCTGATATTTTTGGATTCATTTCTTTGTCAAGTAGAATGTTGCTTGCCTTGAGATCTCTATGGATAATCTTAAATCTGGAATCATGGTGCAAATAAAGAAGTCCTCTAGCAATACCACAAATAATGCTGAAGCGCCTTGGCCAATCCAATGAGGAGCTTTTTGCCTTGTCTGAAATGATGCCATGATGGTTACAAACATTAAATATTGAATTACACATTAAAAGTCTGAATGAGATAACATCAAGTAATATTATGAGTAAGAATGTTGAAATAACTACCAAATAAAATCCCATCAAGGCTTCTATTTTCCAAGTACTCATACACAAGCATCTTTTCATCCATTTGAATGCTGCAACCAAGCAGCCGAACAAGATTCCGGTGTTGAAGTTTGACAATCAGCTTGACCTCATTCTTAAACTCTTCAACTCCTTGACCAGAATTTTTTGATAACCTCTTCACAGCGATTTCCTGGCCTTCCATCAACCTGCCCTGATATAATCATAGTTACTGTTGTTAGGATTTCAAGGATGACAATATGAATGTGATAGGGTGCATTTTGGTGGCACACTACAACAACTTACTTTGTAAACAACACCAAATCCTCCTTGTCCAAGTTTATTCTCTTCAGAGAAGTTCTTTGTAGCCATTGTTAAGGTAttaaaatcaaacaatggcAACTCTAAGTCATCAATTTTCCTTTCACCAGACTGTTCTCTGTTGCTTGAAAAGACCACTTCAGTCATCAACAAATCCTGACTCCTTTCCAGAGAACCTGGCAAGCAAAAACGTTTCATCAAACAGTACAAGTGCACAGGCATTGATTTCATTCATTTGTAGCAGAATACTAATTGTGAATTACCTCTGTGCACTGTCTCCCTCTCCAACATGCATGGGAATTTCCTTTTCTTCCATAACAAGAGACAGATGGCCAGTGCCAAAAGTATAAGAGCTGCACCACCAACTATAATGCCAACAACCTTAGCTGTGTTGTGAGAACCATCTCCAGATTCTGTGTCAActaaaaggagagaaagttaaGATATCCACTTTATATCTGGTCTAGTTGCTACAAGataaaagttattattatttagatTAGTAAATTAGTGTAGGGACTAGGGACAAAAAAGGCATGTCATATAACCTGTTATTCAGTTGCAAAAAGAAAACACAAGCTCATAAAAGAAGCTAAGTACAAAGGAACATTCATGGTGCTTGCATGGAATTTAAGTAACAAAAAAGATCATGTGACAAAGTTAGCAATATAATTCTGCTCCAAGCACCACCGCCAAGGGAATGTAAACCAATCAATTTCAAAAGGTTCTTTTCCTTTTTGGATTACTTTGCACTTGTAAAGCGAAACTCgctattaaataaatataaaaatatataaaaaaaaatggatCACAAAAAGGGTAGTTAGAAAATTGGGACGGGGATATAGAGAGAGAAGCGGTGTCAAATGCTCCTACAGTCCTACTCCTACCGAAATGGCttgaaaaaaaacaataaaatgaccTTTTTTGGGTCCCACCACAGAAGGTGGTAGGCTCCATTTCTTTCACCAAAGATAATTTTAAGGTGACAATTTTGCCctttttttatcaattatatttatttttttaaataattatttatataattaatatgaaagataattatttttattaatatagtATTATATAATCCGATAcacttataaaattattttacactaacagtacatcaaaattaaatttttctttaattagtAATCTTTTAAAATTCCCCTAAACTATTTTTCATTAAACTTAAATAGGATCATCTAGCTCCATCTAACATATACAGCTGCTTCTTGATGCATGTACAGTCAcattatattttaaacaaaataCGTGCAGTGAGAAGAAGTCCcctatttaatttagtttaggCGAACCATAAATGAGAAAGTAAGATTGCATgcagaaataaataaatgaaaacaaaatcctatAAAGAATATATTAACAAATAAAAGTGTCCTTTTTGCATCATATATTCGTGTAAAACACTAACGCATGAAGATCTCCAAGGGGTGTGTGCTGTGAAGTGTGAAGTGTGAAGTGTGAAGTGTGAACCAAGAAAACCTCAGAAGTCAAAAAGGTTGGCCAGAACACAACGTTTGAGAGCCGAACATTTAAAATTGGGTGGGCCCATATTGCCGTCCTGGATAGCAATCTAAGGGAGAGGCCCTATTAGGAAGTGGGCCCACAATATTTTTTAGAGAGTCCCATTAACTTACGCAACTAATCAAGGCTAAATGGACCGACATGAATATATACTGGAGTCAATGCAGTTTACgcacttttctattttctcttcgtGATTCGGAAACAAACAGCTACGTATCTGAGTTTAGTTGGCTTCTAGTGTGTTTCATCAATGTTTCCTTATCTCGAGTTTGGAAGGTAGTTCATCTGTGCTAAtttatgagaataaaataaagcTTATTCCATCACATGTTGGgggaaaattaaaaaa is a window from the Arachis stenosperma cultivar V10309 chromosome 3, arast.V10309.gnm1.PFL2, whole genome shotgun sequence genome containing:
- the LOC130970363 gene encoding receptor-like serine/threonine-protein kinase SD1-8 isoform X5; this translates as MLERETVHRGSLERSQDLLMTEVVFSSNREQSGERKIDDLELPLFDFNTLTMATKNFSEENKLGQGGFGVVYKGRLMEGQEIAVKRLSKNSGQGVEEFKNEVKLIVKLQHRNLVRLLGCSIQMDEKMLVYEYLENRSLDGILFDKAKSSSLDWPRRFSIICGIARGLLYLHHDSRFKIIHRDLKASNILLDKEMNPKISDFGMARIFSTNQTEANTMRVVGTYGYMSPEYAMDGIFSVKSDVFSFGVLVLEIITGKKNRGFYYANAELNLLGHAWKQWNEGNALELIDSSIDNSYSSSEVLRCVQVGLLCVQERAEDRPTMSSVVLMLSSETASMPQPKNPGFCLGRNPMETDSSSSKQDETFTVNQVTVTMLNAR
- the LOC130970363 gene encoding receptor-like serine/threonine-protein kinase SD1-8 isoform X4, which encodes MSESGDGSHNTAKVVGIIVGGAALILLALAICLLLWKKRKFPCMLERETVHRGSLERSQDLLMTEVVFSSNREQSGERKIDDLELPLFDFNTLTMATKNFSEENKLGQGGFGVVYKGRLMEGQEIAVKRLSKNSGQGVEEFKNEVKLIVKLQHRNLVRLLGCSIQMDEKMLVYEYLENRSLDGILFDKAKSSSLDWPRRFSIICGIARGLLYLHHDSRFKIIHRDLKASNILLDKEMNPKISDFGMARIFSTNQTEANTMRVVGTYGYMSPEYAMDGIFSVKSDVFSFGVLVLEIITGKKNRGFYYANAELNLLGHAWKQWNEGNALELIDSSIDNSYSSSEVLRCVQVGLLCVQERAEDRPTMSSVVLMLSSETASMPQPKNPGFCLGRNPMETDSSSSKQDETFTVNQVTVTMLNAR
- the LOC130970363 gene encoding receptor-like serine/threonine-protein kinase SD1-8 isoform X3, which produces MSVDTESGDGSHNTAKVVGIIVGGAALILLALAICLLLWKKRKFPCMLERETVHRGSLERSQDLLMTEVVFSSNREQSGERKIDDLELPLFDFNTLTMATKNFSEENKLGQGGFGVVYKGRLMEGQEIAVKRLSKNSGQGVEEFKNEVKLIVKLQHRNLVRLLGCSIQMDEKMLVYEYLENRSLDGILFDKAKSSSLDWPRRFSIICGIARGLLYLHHDSRFKIIHRDLKASNILLDKEMNPKISDFGMARIFSTNQTEANTMRVVGTYGYMSPEYAMDGIFSVKSDVFSFGVLVLEIITGKKNRGFYYANAELNLLGHAWKQWNEGNALELIDSSIDNSYSSSEVLRCVQVGLLCVQERAEDRPTMSSVVLMLSSETASMPQPKNPGFCLGRNPMETDSSSSKQDETFTVNQVTVTMLNAR